The Candidatus Paceibacterota bacterium genome includes the window CTCGAAATCCCCACCACCACGCCCTGTTGCAACAGTAGCTACCGGATCATCAACTCCGATGAGCACATCAGTTATGCGCCCCGGAGTTGAATACAGACTAACCAAAGCTGTGTTTGCATACACTTCTGATATGGTGCCAATACCAATACCGCCCATCGCGAAGACACGCGCATCTCGTGTCACTCCATGTCGACTTCCAATATCAATGATAAATGTGTCGTACTGTGTACGATTCGGCCGCGCAAGCACCCCGGCAGCGATGCGCTCAGCATACTCACCGCGCCCCAACACTTCTCTCAGATCTTCGTTCTCCAAGCGAACAACCTCGCTAGCAAGTGAGGTTAGTTTGAGGCGGTCGATCTCTTCCCGAAGCCGATCATTTTCTTCGGCAAGTACTCTCTTGTCATGAAAAGCGGATCCGAGGTCGCCAAAGACACTAAGGATCCCCGCTTGTGTACGCCACAGAGGCACCCCAACCGTGTGAAGGGTGCGAGAGAGTGCGCCGAGCGTTACCTGATCAATACCAATGAGCATAAGGACACTGATAATGACCACCACAAGTGACCGAGGGACACGACGCCCTTTGCCGGCAATGCTTATTCCGTTATTCCGTCGGCGAAAGTTCATCTTCATTCTCTATCAATACCTCTCGATAACGTTCGATATCCTCAAGAACAATACCGGTGCCGCGCACAACTGCCGTTAGTGGGTCATGTGTTACATACACCGGAATCCCAAGCTCTGACGCAAGCATTGTCGAAAGTCCGTTAATAAGCGCGCCGCCGCCGGAGATATAAATCCCCCGTTGCATAATATCAGAGAGCACCTCTGGCGGTGTTGTCTCGAGCACCTCTTTAACTGCGTCAATAAGATGGTTAATAGATACCGAGATTGCTTCTCGAATATCGGCGTCAGTTATCACAACCTCGCGCGGAAGCCCGGTCACGAGGTCTCGCCCACGCACAGTTGCCTCGATCGGCTCGGACCCATCAACAAGTGAGCCGGCCGCAATCTTGAGCTCCTCGGCAGTCCGCTCGCCGATAAGAATCTTAAACTCACCGCGAATATATGCCGCAATATCTCGATTGAGTTTATCGCCGGCAATCCGAATATTCTTCGACCGCACAATGCCACCAAGCGAGACAACCGCAACATCACAGGTCCCGCCACCTATATCAACCACCATACTTCCCATAGGCTCATGCACGGGAAGTTTCATACCGATCGCGGCCGCCATCGGTTCTTCAATGATGTGCACCTCGCGCGCACCGGCATTCTGCGCCGCGTCACGCACCGCGCGGATCTCAACACTCGTAATCCCTGAAGGCACACCGATGACCACCCGCGGACCAAGAAACGCTCGCTTTCCCTCCTGCGCTTTGTTTATCAAATACGCGAGCATCTCTTCGGTCACCTCAAAGTCAGAGACGACTCCGTCAATAAGCGGCTGTACTGCGCTAATATGCGCCGGGGTACGGCCGAGCATATCCTTTGCCTGCTTACCAACAGCAACCACCTGGCCGGTACGTTGATTAACCGCGACGATTGACGGTTCATTGATGACCACACCGCGTCCACGCAAGTACACCAATGTGTTTGCGGTACCGAGGTCAATACCAATATCGTCCGAGAACCACCGATGGAATCTCTCAGAGTATGACTTGATTGTATCGAGGAGCGACATACGCTACACAAACAATACTTCCTCCTTGATCATATCGACCTCTCCTGTCCTGCGGTCCACTCGTTCAATCATTCCTGCTTCAAGGGTCTTCTTGCTCACCACAATACGTGTTGGCACACCAATAAGGTCGCTGTCAGCAAACTTCTCCCCTGCGCGCAGGTCACGATCGTCATAGAGCACCTCAACACCAGACGCTGTGAGTCGCTCGTAGAGCTCGTCGGCATACACCGAGACACGCTCGTCATCGCCCGCGAGCGAGACAAGGTGCATCTGAAACGGCGCTATCTCCTCCGGCCACACGATTCCTTTCTCGTCGGCGAGCACCTCAACGACTGTGCCCATGAGCCGCCCCGGGCCGATACCGTAGCTTCCCATAGTAACCGGCTGTGCCTTTCCTTCTTCATCTTTGTAGGTAAGGTTGAGTGCATCCGAGAAGCGGGTTCCCAAGGGGAAGATATTGCCCACCTCGACTGCTTTCTCTTCCTTGAGCTCGTTCTTCGTGATTCCGAGATCTCTAAGCACCTCGTCAGTGTAGACCTCTTTATTAACTGCAATCCCCTTCTCTTCGTGTATGTAGATAGTATCCTCGCCGGCGTCCGAGAGTGTCTGGAACTCGTCACTGTACTTACTGAACGCACCACCTGATGCGAAGGTGCGGTATGTCCGGTCACCAATACCAAGCCGGTCAAAGATCTTCATGTATGCCTCCGCAGCCTGCTCATAGAACTCACGGAATTCCTCTTCCGAGCGAGAGAACGAGTAGAGGTCCTTCATGACGAACTCGCGCGCGCGCATGATGCCGCTCTTTGCACGCAGCTCATTGCGAAACTTTGTCTGGAACTGGTACGCGTACCGCGGAAGGTCCTTGTATGAAGAGATATACTCTGAGAAGAGCTGTGTGATCGGTTCTTCGTGTGTTGTACCAAAACCCACCTCAGTGCCGTTCGCGAGCTCGCTCTTGAACCACACATCGATCGCCTCATCACTCCAGCGGTCGGTCTTCTTCCATATCGCCGGATCTTGGAGTGCGGTGAGCTTGAGCTCTTGCCCGCCAATAGCGTTCATCTCCTCACGAATAACGTCAGTGATCTTGTTGAAAACACGAAGACCAAGCGGTAAGAATTCGTACACACCGGCCATGCGTTTGTGGATATAGCCGCCACGGATGAGAAGCTGTGCATTTTTGGAAACCTCGTCAGAAGGGGCTTCTTTTCTAGTCTTGGTGAAGAGTTGTGATTGCCGCATAGTGCCCAAATAGTACCGCGTTTAAGAGCTGCGGTCAAAAAGAACCCCCGAGCACTGCGTGCTCGGGGGGGGGTTGAGGTAAAGAATGAACTCACCAGAACGGCACACTCATGATGAGTACGAGCAGTCCGATGAACACCGATGTCGCGACGATACACTCCGCTTTCTTATCCTCTAGAGCGGCGGTGACGGCGGCGGCGGTGGTGACGGCGGTGAAGGCGGTGAAGGCGGTGAAGGCGGTGAAGGCGGTGAAGGTGGCGGCGGTGACGGCGGTGACGGTGAAGGCGGTGGCGGTGGCGAAGGCGACGAACATATTGACACCCTTCCATGCCAACGTGACCGCAATCAACAAGGATGCAACCGCAAGCAGTCCGAGGATCGTCACGAAGTTGTACGCTTCGGAGTGCATGGGCTCACCCGCTCCGGTGAACGCAACTGTGTTCCCGGTCCGCATCAGGCCTTCGACGACCTGCTTCGTCACCGAGACCGTGAAGAGACCGGATTCCATCGTTGTCTTGGTTTCGACTGGCACGATTGTGCCGGGGTTCTTGATCGCTGCTTTCACGACGTCTGGGTACGCATCGATGGCCTCGTCGGGGACGTTGATCCGCTCCTTGGAAAGGACATCATCTTCCTTTAGAATCCTGATTGTACCATCGTCAAAAATGATAGCACTTCCCGCAAAGGCGGATGTGGCAACACTCAACATAAACAGTGCCACGAGAATAATGATCCGCATGGGATTCTCCTTCCGTTTCGTCTGTGTGATGTGAATGATACTTAATTCTGGATTGGACGATACCATACTGTGTGTGATGCGTCAATCCCGCTTGGAGGTCGGACCTTCAAGCGGGATTGACGATAAATCTTGACGTCGGACGTCAAGATTTAGGAAAGGAGGCGGAGGATGTCGTTGTAGGTGACGGCGAGCATAAGGAGTATTAAAAGCGCAAAGCCAATGAGGTTGAATGTCTGCGCGACGCGCAGGGTGATTCGCGAACCCTTCACTGCCTCAATCGCAAGAAAGAGAAGTCTGCCGCCATCGAGTGCCGGGAATGGGATCAAGTTGATGACCGCAAGATTAAGCGAGATAAGCGCAACAAAGTTTGCAAGTGCAATAAGACCGTGCGCAGATGCACTCCCCACAAGTGAGACGATACCCACCGGTCCCGCAATGCCTGAGAGGTCGGCACGGAACAACAACGCGTCATAAAGCAACGTCGCGATTCCTTTGGCGACATTCACGAGCTGGAGAGCGGTCTGCTCGGCACCCACAATGACTGCGCGGTGCGGCGGGAGCGTGAGCGTACCAACGCGCCCGATACCGATACCAATTGCGTATGTCTCCGGGTCACTTTCAATGATTCCTGCTTCGGCCTGTGTCGATATATTGTACACCTCTCCCCCGCGCGCCACCTCAAACTCAACAGCTTCTTCACCATGAGAAGCAACGAACGCTGAGACATCAGTCGCATAAGAAGGCTCTACCCGCTCACCCGCCGCTATAATCGAGACGATCTCATCACCCACCGCAAGCCCGGCGCGGTCTGCCGGTGAACCAGCAAGTGTATTCATAACCATGACGCGCGTGTCAGAGATGTATTTTTGGTACTGATCCCCCTCAGTAACAAGAGTCGGCGTACCTACCATGAACACACCCGAGAAAAGTATCCATGCAAAGATGATATTGAAAAACACCCCGCCAAAAAGCACTGCCGCCTGTATATACTTTGGAGCATGAACCAGAGCACGCCCGTTCTCCGTCTCCGTGACTTCTTCAGGATTCTCGCCGTAGATACGCACGAACCCACCAAACGGTAGGAGGTTTATCGAGTAGAGGGTCTCACCAAACTTCTTGCCGAAGAGCCGTGGTGGGAACCCAATACCAAACTCGTCCACACGAATACCTGAGCGCTTCGCGATGATAAAATGCCCGAATTCATGCACAAGGATGAGTGCAACGAGTACTACAAGAAAGATCAGAACATTCATGAGCTAGCCTTGGATTTCTTCTTCCTTTTTGACCATTAGCGCGTCAAGAGCCTTGTTGCCCTCGTCGACCACCTTCTGCATATCTTCTTTGTAGCGGAACTTCTCGTCCTCGGAGATCTCGCCGTCCTTCTCTTTCTTCTGGATATCATTCCATACGTCGTCTCGCACACCTCGGAGAGATACGCGCGCTTCTTCC containing:
- a CDS encoding rod shape-determining protein — protein: MSLLDTIKSYSERFHRWFSDDIGIDLGTANTLVYLRGRGVVINEPSIVAVNQRTGQVVAVGKQAKDMLGRTPAHISAVQPLIDGVVSDFEVTEEMLAYLINKAQEGKRAFLGPRVVIGVPSGITSVEIRAVRDAAQNAGAREVHIIEEPMAAAIGMKLPVHEPMGSMVVDIGGGTCDVAVVSLGGIVRSKNIRIAGDKLNRDIAAYIRGEFKILIGERTAEELKIAAGSLVDGSEPIEATVRGRDLVTGLPREVVITDADIREAISVSINHLIDAVKEVLETTPPEVLSDIMQRGIYISGGGALINGLSTMLASELGIPVYVTHDPLTAVVRGTGIVLEDIERYREVLIENEDELSPTE
- a CDS encoding His/Gly/Thr/Pro-type tRNA ligase C-terminal domain-containing protein, with protein sequence MRQSQLFTKTRKEAPSDEVSKNAQLLIRGGYIHKRMAGVYEFLPLGLRVFNKITDVIREEMNAIGGQELKLTALQDPAIWKKTDRWSDEAIDVWFKSELANGTEVGFGTTHEEPITQLFSEYISSYKDLPRYAYQFQTKFRNELRAKSGIMRAREFVMKDLYSFSRSEEEFREFYEQAAEAYMKIFDRLGIGDRTYRTFASGGAFSKYSDEFQTLSDAGEDTIYIHEEKGIAVNKEVYTDEVLRDLGITKNELKEEKAVEVGNIFPLGTRFSDALNLTYKDEEGKAQPVTMGSYGIGPGRLMGTVVEVLADEKGIVWPEEIAPFQMHLVSLAGDDERVSVYADELYERLTASGVEVLYDDRDLRAGEKFADSDLIGVPTRIVVSKKTLEAGMIERVDRRTGEVDMIKEEVLFV
- a CDS encoding site-2 protease family protein, whose translation is MNVLIFLVVLVALILVHEFGHFIIAKRSGIRVDEFGIGFPPRLFGKKFGETLYSINLLPFGGFVRIYGENPEEVTETENGRALVHAPKYIQAAVLFGGVFFNIIFAWILFSGVFMVGTPTLVTEGDQYQKYISDTRVMVMNTLAGSPADRAGLAVGDEIVSIIAAGERVEPSYATDVSAFVASHGEEAVEFEVARGGEVYNISTQAEAGIIESDPETYAIGIGIGRVGTLTLPPHRAVIVGAEQTALQLVNVAKGIATLLYDALLFRADLSGIAGPVGIVSLVGSASAHGLIALANFVALISLNLAVINLIPFPALDGGRLLFLAIEAVKGSRITLRVAQTFNLIGFALLILLMLAVTYNDILRLLS